In Tursiops truncatus isolate mTurTru1 chromosome 9, mTurTru1.mat.Y, whole genome shotgun sequence, a single genomic region encodes these proteins:
- the MTERF1 gene encoding transcription termination factor 1, mitochondrial isoform X2, which produces MAPRNLLYMRSNFLFGSRCWMIRFSAEILFKSVSFRLFSMKCDNADSEPLENEELLNNLLTMGVDVDMAKKRQPGVFNRRGTNEQNLKTFLLSKGASKEVIASIISRYPRAMTRTPESLSYRWDLWRRIVTSDLEIVAILERSPESFFRSSNNLNLEKNIEFLYSVGLTHKCLCRLLTSAPRTFSNSLELNKQMVEFLREVCLSLGHNDPTGFVRKIIFKNPFILIQSTKRVKTNIEFLQSAFNLNNEQLLALIHGPGAKILDLSNDCMRRNYTNIKERLLSLGCTTEEIRKFVLSCPDVIFLGEKKFSDKIDCLIEEKISISQIIENPRILDSSISTLKSRIKELVNAGYNLSTSNISLLSWSQKRYNAKLKKLNTRQNVVLGN; this is translated from the coding sequence ATGGCACCAAGAAACCTCTTGTATATGAGAAGTAACTTTCTTTTTGGTTCAAGATGTTGGATGATCCGATTTTCAGCAGAAATCCTCTTTAAATCAGTTTCATTTAGGCTTTTCAGTATGAAATGTGATAATGCAGACAGTGAACCTTTGGAAAATGAAGAACTGCTGAATAACTTACTTACTATGGGAGTAGATGTTGACATGGCAAAGAAACGACAGCCTGGAGTTTTTAATAGGAGAGGTACTAATGAGCAGAACCTGAAGACATTCCTTCTGTCTAAAGGAGCTAGCAAAGAAGTGATTGCTAGCATCATATCAAGATATCCACGAGCCATGACACGCACACCTGAAAGTCTTTCATATCGGTGGGATCTGTGGAGAAGAATTGTGACATCAGACCTTGAAATTGTAGCTATTTTGGAACGTTCTCCTGAATCCTTTTTTCGGTCCAGTAACAACCtaaacttagagaaaaatatagagtTCCTCTACTCAGTTGGATTGACCCATAAATGCCTTTGTCGATTGTTGACCAGTGCCCCACGTACCTTCTCCAATAGTCTCGAGCTGAATAAACAGATGGTTGAATTTTTGCGAGAAGTCTGTTTGTCTTTGGGTCACAATGATCCCACAGGTTTTGTcaggaagataatttttaaaaaccctttcatCTTAATTCAGAGCACCAAACGGGTAAAAACTAATATTGAATTTTTACAGTCAGCTTTCAACTTGAACAATGAACAGCTGCTTGCTTTGATACATGGTCCAGGAGCTAAAATCCTAGACCTTTCCAATGATTGTATGAGAAGAAACTACACAAATATCAAAGAAAGACTGCTTTCTCTTGGGTGTACTACAGAAGAGATACGGAAGTTTGTTTTAAGCTGTCCAGATGTGATCTTCTTGGGAGAGAAAAAGTTTAGTGATAAAATAGACTGCctcatagaagaaaaaattagcaTTTCACAAATAATTGAAAATCCTCGGATTTTGGACTCAAGCATAAGCACTTTAAAAAGTCGAATCAAAGAATTGGTAAATGCTGGCTATAACTTGAGTACGTCAAACATCAGTCTTCTGTCTTGGAGTCAAAAAAGATATAACGCTAAATTGAAAAAGTTAAACACTAGACAGAATGTTGTTCTGGGGAATTAA
- the MTERF1 gene encoding transcription termination factor 1, mitochondrial isoform X1, which yields MQSSLSLRQMSIPKGLGYLTIMAPRNLLYMRSNFLFGSRCWMIRFSAEILFKSVSFRLFSMKCDNADSEPLENEELLNNLLTMGVDVDMAKKRQPGVFNRRGTNEQNLKTFLLSKGASKEVIASIISRYPRAMTRTPESLSYRWDLWRRIVTSDLEIVAILERSPESFFRSSNNLNLEKNIEFLYSVGLTHKCLCRLLTSAPRTFSNSLELNKQMVEFLREVCLSLGHNDPTGFVRKIIFKNPFILIQSTKRVKTNIEFLQSAFNLNNEQLLALIHGPGAKILDLSNDCMRRNYTNIKERLLSLGCTTEEIRKFVLSCPDVIFLGEKKFSDKIDCLIEEKISISQIIENPRILDSSISTLKSRIKELVNAGYNLSTSNISLLSWSQKRYNAKLKKLNTRQNVVLGN from the coding sequence CATTCCAAAAGGTTTGGGCTACCTGACCATTATGGCACCAAGAAACCTCTTGTATATGAGAAGTAACTTTCTTTTTGGTTCAAGATGTTGGATGATCCGATTTTCAGCAGAAATCCTCTTTAAATCAGTTTCATTTAGGCTTTTCAGTATGAAATGTGATAATGCAGACAGTGAACCTTTGGAAAATGAAGAACTGCTGAATAACTTACTTACTATGGGAGTAGATGTTGACATGGCAAAGAAACGACAGCCTGGAGTTTTTAATAGGAGAGGTACTAATGAGCAGAACCTGAAGACATTCCTTCTGTCTAAAGGAGCTAGCAAAGAAGTGATTGCTAGCATCATATCAAGATATCCACGAGCCATGACACGCACACCTGAAAGTCTTTCATATCGGTGGGATCTGTGGAGAAGAATTGTGACATCAGACCTTGAAATTGTAGCTATTTTGGAACGTTCTCCTGAATCCTTTTTTCGGTCCAGTAACAACCtaaacttagagaaaaatatagagtTCCTCTACTCAGTTGGATTGACCCATAAATGCCTTTGTCGATTGTTGACCAGTGCCCCACGTACCTTCTCCAATAGTCTCGAGCTGAATAAACAGATGGTTGAATTTTTGCGAGAAGTCTGTTTGTCTTTGGGTCACAATGATCCCACAGGTTTTGTcaggaagataatttttaaaaaccctttcatCTTAATTCAGAGCACCAAACGGGTAAAAACTAATATTGAATTTTTACAGTCAGCTTTCAACTTGAACAATGAACAGCTGCTTGCTTTGATACATGGTCCAGGAGCTAAAATCCTAGACCTTTCCAATGATTGTATGAGAAGAAACTACACAAATATCAAAGAAAGACTGCTTTCTCTTGGGTGTACTACAGAAGAGATACGGAAGTTTGTTTTAAGCTGTCCAGATGTGATCTTCTTGGGAGAGAAAAAGTTTAGTGATAAAATAGACTGCctcatagaagaaaaaattagcaTTTCACAAATAATTGAAAATCCTCGGATTTTGGACTCAAGCATAAGCACTTTAAAAAGTCGAATCAAAGAATTGGTAAATGCTGGCTATAACTTGAGTACGTCAAACATCAGTCTTCTGTCTTGGAGTCAAAAAAGATATAACGCTAAATTGAAAAAGTTAAACACTAGACAGAATGTTGTTCTGGGGAATTAA